The proteins below are encoded in one region of Lonchura striata isolate bLonStr1 chromosome 1, bLonStr1.mat, whole genome shotgun sequence:
- the MOS gene encoding proto-oncogene serine/threonine-protein kinase mos codes for MPSPIPLNCFLSFEYSPSANLRPCSSPLVIPGKDSKSFLGGASSARTRRLPSRLSWCSIDWEQLCLLQPLGSGGFGSVYKATYHGATVAVKQVKKSSKNRLASRQSFWAELNVAQLQHDNVVRVVAASTCAPASENSLGTIIMEYVGNITLHHVIYGTGGAWRQGEDDEEGCGRKALSMEQTVCYSCDIMTGLAFLHSQDIVHLDLKPANVFITEQGVCKIGDFGCSQKLEMGSSQSARVCQQGGTYTHRAPELLKGERVTAKADIYSFAITLWQMVTREQPYVGERQHVLYAVVAYNLRPSLAAEEFHGSPAGQTLHGIVSCCWTANAEERLPADQLLPSLRALKQSL; via the coding sequence ATGCCATCACCTATTCCTcttaattgttttctttcttttgagtATTCCCCCTCTGCAAACTTGcgcccctgcagcagccctttAGTTATCCCTGGCAAAGACAGCAAAAGCTTTCTGGGGGGAGCTTCTTCAGCCAGGACTCGTCGCTTGCCCTCACGCTTGTCCTGGTGCTCCATTgactgggagcagctctgcctcctgcagcccttAGGATCTGGGGgctttggctctgtctacaaAGCCACCTACCATGGTGCAACGGTGGCTGTGAAGCAGGTGAAGAAGAGCAGCAAAAACCGGCTGGCGTCGCGGCAGAGCTTCTGGGCCGAGCTGAACGTGGCCCAGCTCCAACATGATAATGTGGTACGTGTGGTGGCTGCCAGCACCTGTGCCCCAGCCAGCGAGAACAGCCTGGGCACCATCATCATGGAGTACGTGGGTAACATCACTCTGCACCATGTAATTTATGGCACTGGGGGTGCATGGAGACAGGGGGAGGACGATGAAGAAGGATGTGGAAGGAAGGCCCTGAGCATGGAACAGACTGTGTGCTACTCTTGTGACATCATGACAGGCTTAGCCTTTCTGCACTCACAGGATATTGTGCACTTGGACCTGAAGCCTGCAAATGTTTTCATCACTGAGCAGGGAGTGTGCAAGATTGGAGACTTTGGGTGCTCCCAGAAACTGGAGATGGGCTCGTCCCAGAGCGCCCGTGTTTGCCAGCAAGGGGGCACGTACACACACCGTGCCCCTGAGCTCCTCAAGGGAGAGAGGGTCACTGCCAAAGCAGACATCTACTCGTTTGCCATCACCCTCTGGCAGATGGTCACGCGGGAGCAGCCGTACGTGGGCGAGCGGCAGCACGTGCTCTACGCCGTGGTCGCCTACAACCTGCGCCCTTCGCTGGCTGCTGAGGAGTTCCACGGGTCACCTGCGGGCCAGACTCTGCACGGCATcgtcagctgctgctggacggCCAATGCAGAGGAGCGCCTGCCTGCAGaccagctgctgcccagcctcaGGGCCCTCAAGCAGAGCCTCTAG